A stretch of Gemmatimonas aurantiaca T-27 DNA encodes these proteins:
- a CDS encoding threonine ammonia-lyase, whose protein sequence is MYPIAYTDVLAAQDRLRPHLDPSPLRHYPLLDALVGHDIRVLVKHENHLPTGSFKVRNGTACITSLTPAEAALGVIAASTGNHGQGLAWAGAQLGVSVTICVPEGNNPEKNAAIRSYGATLLEVGARYDDAAHACATLAVEQRRTLVHSTNHREVLAGAGTMTAELLAQAPEVDAVVIALGGGSQAVGAVVAASSLKPSLEVFAVQSEGAPAQHDGWHDGHLRTGIAARTFAEGIATGSCYPLTFEALRLGLRDFVLVSEDAIAQSVRDLWRITHNLAEGSGATGLAGLRRLAPRLAGKTVAIILCGGNLDASRAAIIFNGGTPR, encoded by the coding sequence ATGTACCCGATTGCCTACACCGACGTGCTGGCTGCGCAGGACCGGCTGCGCCCACATCTGGACCCTTCTCCGCTCCGTCACTACCCGCTGCTCGACGCGCTGGTGGGTCACGATATCCGGGTATTGGTCAAACACGAGAACCATCTGCCCACCGGCAGCTTCAAGGTGCGAAACGGCACGGCGTGCATCACGTCGTTGACACCGGCCGAGGCGGCGCTCGGTGTGATTGCGGCGAGTACGGGCAACCATGGTCAGGGGCTCGCCTGGGCGGGCGCGCAGCTCGGTGTGTCGGTCACGATCTGTGTACCGGAGGGCAACAACCCCGAGAAGAACGCCGCCATTCGCAGCTACGGCGCCACGCTGCTGGAGGTGGGCGCGCGGTACGATGACGCAGCCCACGCCTGCGCCACGCTGGCGGTCGAACAGCGCCGCACCCTCGTGCACTCCACGAACCACCGCGAAGTCCTTGCCGGTGCCGGCACGATGACCGCAGAGTTGCTGGCACAGGCACCCGAGGTGGATGCGGTCGTCATCGCATTGGGTGGTGGGTCACAGGCCGTGGGCGCCGTCGTGGCTGCGTCCTCGCTCAAGCCTTCCCTCGAGGTTTTTGCGGTGCAAAGCGAAGGAGCACCAGCTCAGCATGACGGTTGGCACGACGGGCACCTTCGCACTGGCATTGCAGCGCGAACCTTCGCCGAAGGGATTGCGACGGGCAGTTGTTATCCGCTCACGTTCGAGGCGCTACGCCTCGGCCTTCGCGATTTTGTGCTGGTGAGTGAAGACGCCATCGCTCAGAGCGTGCGAGATCTCTGGCGGATCACGCACAATCTTGCCGAAGGTTCTGGCGCGACGGGTCTGGCCGGGCTTCGCCGCCTGGCCCCACGCCTGGCGGGCAAGACCGTCGCCATCATCCTGTGTGGTGGCAATCTCGACGCCTCCAGAGCGGCCATCATCTTCAACGGCGGAACTCCTCGCTGA